In the Flagellimonas sp. HMM57 genome, one interval contains:
- a CDS encoding Ig-like domain-containing protein: protein MRYLKKLLSFSFIMLLGLALWQCARRGNPTGGPEDKTPPELLRTEPDNFSINFKAEKIRLYFDEFIKLEDVQNQLIVSPPLKYPPEVRPQGGASKYIEVTLKDTLKENTTYTINFGQSIVDNNEGNPNSFLTYVFSTGSYIDSLTLSGAVKDAFNRKAEEFISVMLYEIDTAYTDSTIYKSPPNYITNTLDSLPLFELKNLKEGKYKLVAIKDINKNNTFDQRQDKIGFLQDTITIPTDSIYLLTLFQEQPDYSVSFPSYVAKNHILFGYQGDYRDIQIEPLTQLPDSVKTTILKDREKDTLDYWLTPTDIDSIVFTVSNEKMEAIDTFTVKTRKLGLDSLKLSPSVSGKFNFEDMYSLLANTPVTQIDSSKIDFYISDSISEPYTYVVDSVSNKIDFDFAVEPNESYRFTFLPGAVTDFFGIENDSLEYRFSTGSFADYGNLRVNLSGAVRYPLILQLTDEQGEIVRETKATEPKVFEFNNLDPGKYAIRVILDDNGNGVWDTGSYLNKIQPEKVSYYPDIIDVRANWELEQTFIILD, encoded by the coding sequence ATGCGGTATCTAAAAAAACTGTTGAGCTTTTCTTTTATCATGCTACTTGGACTTGCACTTTGGCAATGTGCCAGAAGAGGAAATCCTACCGGCGGCCCCGAAGATAAAACACCCCCAGAGCTCTTGCGAACAGAGCCGGATAATTTTTCAATCAATTTTAAAGCAGAAAAAATACGGCTGTACTTTGACGAATTTATAAAGCTGGAAGATGTACAAAACCAATTGATCGTTTCTCCACCTTTAAAATATCCTCCAGAAGTAAGGCCTCAAGGTGGCGCAAGCAAGTATATTGAAGTTACCTTAAAAGATACCCTCAAAGAAAATACAACCTATACCATCAACTTTGGACAGAGTATAGTGGACAACAACGAGGGAAATCCCAATAGTTTTTTGACCTATGTGTTTTCAACTGGGTCTTATATTGATTCCCTTACCTTATCTGGGGCCGTTAAGGATGCCTTTAATCGAAAAGCTGAGGAATTTATAAGTGTTATGCTTTATGAAATAGATACGGCATACACAGATTCCACGATTTACAAGTCACCCCCTAATTATATTACCAATACGTTGGATAGTCTTCCACTTTTCGAGCTTAAAAACTTAAAAGAAGGAAAATATAAGTTGGTCGCCATAAAGGATATCAATAAAAACAACACTTTTGACCAAAGACAGGACAAAATAGGATTTTTACAGGATACGATTACAATCCCTACGGATTCCATCTATTTGCTCACACTATTCCAAGAACAGCCAGATTACAGTGTTTCCTTTCCAAGTTATGTGGCCAAAAATCATATTCTTTTTGGGTATCAAGGGGATTATAGAGATATCCAAATTGAACCTTTGACCCAATTACCGGATTCCGTAAAAACCACGATTCTAAAAGATCGTGAAAAGGATACTTTGGACTATTGGCTTACGCCCACCGATATTGATTCCATTGTTTTCACCGTGAGCAATGAAAAAATGGAAGCAATAGACACGTTTACCGTAAAAACCAGAAAATTAGGTTTGGATTCGTTGAAGCTGAGTCCTAGCGTAAGTGGAAAATTCAATTTTGAGGATATGTACAGTCTTTTGGCCAACACTCCAGTGACCCAAATAGATTCCTCTAAAATTGATTTTTATATAAGTGATTCCATAAGCGAACCTTATACGTATGTCGTGGATTCTGTAAGCAATAAGATTGATTTTGATTTTGCTGTTGAGCCAAATGAAAGCTATCGCTTTACTTTTTTGCCTGGTGCTGTCACCGACTTTTTTGGAATTGAAAATGACTCTTTAGAGTACAGATTTTCAACAGGAAGTTTTGCCGATTATGGGAACTTACGGGTAAACTTAAGTGGTGCTGTTCGGTATCCCCTCATCCTTCAGTTAACCGATGAGCAAGGTGAAATTGTGCGTGAAACCAAAGCAACAGAACCCAAGGTTTTTGAATTCAACAATTTAGACCCTGGAAAATATGCCATCCGTGTTATTCTTGATGATAATGGCAACGGTGTTTGGGATACGGGGAGCTACCTCAATAAAATTCAGCCAGAAAAAGTAAGTTACTATCCAGATATTATAGACGTTAGGGCTAATTGGGAACTGGAGCAGACCTTTATCATACTAGATTAA
- a CDS encoding ComF family protein has translation MAKILNDINNILLPEVCFGCNTQITRGERILCAVCRHELPLTDYNYTDQNTVDHIFYGRIPINKAMSFVFFTKNGIVKNLMHYLKYKNQEQIGGFFGDWIGASLQEEKTLKNVDVVVPIPLHPKKKKKRGYNQVALFAEKIAQSINAEYRDDILLKVVNTKTQTKKDRQLRWENAKDIFQLNVHTKKDFTHVLLVDDVITTGATIEAAAQTLFKIEGICISVLSIAVVA, from the coding sequence TTGGCTAAGATACTAAACGATATTAACAACATCCTATTGCCAGAGGTATGTTTTGGATGTAATACCCAAATAACCAGAGGAGAACGCATTTTGTGTGCAGTTTGTCGACATGAGCTGCCACTCACCGATTATAACTATACTGATCAAAATACAGTAGACCATATTTTTTATGGGAGAATTCCTATAAATAAGGCCATGTCCTTCGTTTTTTTCACCAAAAACGGAATTGTAAAGAACCTTATGCACTACTTGAAGTATAAAAATCAGGAGCAAATAGGTGGCTTTTTTGGAGATTGGATCGGGGCTTCTTTACAGGAAGAGAAAACGTTAAAGAATGTAGATGTAGTGGTTCCTATTCCGTTGCATCCTAAAAAAAAGAAGAAAAGAGGTTATAACCAGGTAGCATTGTTTGCAGAAAAAATAGCGCAATCCATCAATGCTGAATATAGGGATGACATTCTTCTAAAGGTTGTCAACACAAAAACCCAAACCAAAAAAGACAGACAGTTACGTTGGGAAAATGCAAAGGATATCTTTCAATTGAATGTCCACACGAAAAAGGATTTTACCCATGTATTACTGGTCGATGATGTTATTACCACGGGAGCAACCATAGAAGCGGCCGCACAAACACTCTTCAAAATTGAAGGAATCTGTATTTCCGTACTAAGTATTGCCGTTGTTGCATAA
- a CDS encoding NUDIX hydrolase N-terminal domain-containing protein, with translation MNPKEQLNLIKRIKSISEIGLIYAKDPYDQERYEELKHISLELLSVVGDAPIEALKDFFVPEKDYPTPKVDVRALVLNEKDEILMAKESVDNKWTIPGGWADIGSTPSEIAVKEVAEETGIQVEVVRFLGVYDKQVHPHPPEPYYIYKLIFLCRMVGGNLKPGFDMLGADFFSLDHLPELSEERILESQLKHLFHLAKSSTTEVYFD, from the coding sequence ATGAATCCGAAAGAGCAGCTCAATCTTATCAAGCGTATCAAGTCGATTTCTGAAATAGGATTGATTTATGCCAAAGACCCTTATGACCAAGAGCGGTACGAAGAATTGAAACACATAAGCCTCGAACTGCTATCTGTTGTTGGAGACGCTCCAATTGAAGCGTTAAAGGACTTCTTTGTTCCGGAAAAGGACTATCCAACGCCAAAAGTGGACGTAAGGGCTTTAGTACTGAATGAGAAAGATGAAATTTTGATGGCGAAGGAAAGTGTAGATAATAAATGGACAATCCCCGGGGGTTGGGCGGATATTGGAAGCACCCCTTCGGAAATTGCCGTTAAAGAAGTTGCCGAAGAAACAGGGATTCAAGTAGAAGTTGTACGGTTTTTGGGAGTCTACGATAAACAAGTTCATCCCCATCCACCAGAACCCTATTATATTTACAAGCTTATTTTTCTTTGTAGAATGGTGGGAGGTAACCTCAAACCTGGATTTGATATGTTAGGTGCGGATTTTTTCTCGCTGGACCATCTTCCAGAGCTATCAGAGGAACGAATTTTGGAAAGTCAGTTGAAACACTTGTTCCATTTGGCAAAATCTTCAACAACTGAAGTATATTTTGATTAG
- a CDS encoding amidohydrolase produces MASELKIALIQSQLHWENPVANRAMFSKKIATIPKDTELIVLPEMFTTGFTMNPQNIDSAEAAKTIAWMQQIAQEKSAAITGSIVFTEKDKNFNRLFFCFPDGELAVYDKKHTFTLAGEDKVYEAGITKLLVSYKGFKIQPMICYDLRFPVWARNTEDYDVLIYVANWPKPRIDAWDALLKARAIENMSYCIGVNRIGLDGLGYEYSGHSAVYDVLGHRTAYSEKEEITYANLDKKHIKSMREKLRFLEDRDDFNLV; encoded by the coding sequence ATGGCATCGGAACTTAAAATAGCATTAATTCAATCCCAGCTACATTGGGAAAATCCAGTAGCGAACAGGGCTATGTTTTCAAAAAAGATAGCCACTATTCCAAAAGATACCGAGTTAATTGTGTTGCCAGAGATGTTTACCACTGGCTTTACCATGAATCCACAGAACATTGATAGTGCGGAAGCTGCTAAAACCATAGCGTGGATGCAGCAAATTGCCCAAGAGAAAAGTGCGGCCATCACGGGAAGTATCGTTTTTACCGAGAAGGATAAAAACTTCAATCGTTTGTTTTTTTGCTTTCCAGACGGAGAATTGGCGGTTTACGATAAAAAGCACACCTTTACTTTGGCAGGAGAGGATAAGGTATATGAAGCAGGAATTACAAAATTGCTTGTTTCCTATAAAGGGTTTAAAATACAACCCATGATCTGCTACGATTTGCGTTTTCCTGTATGGGCTAGAAATACAGAAGACTACGATGTGCTTATCTATGTAGCAAACTGGCCAAAACCGAGAATAGATGCTTGGGATGCCTTGCTCAAAGCCAGAGCTATTGAAAATATGTCTTACTGCATAGGCGTAAATAGGATTGGATTGGATGGGCTTGGGTATGAATATTCAGGCCATTCGGCAGTTTATGATGTACTGGGACACCGAACCGCGTACTCGGAAAAAGAAGAGATAACATATGCAAACCTTGATAAAAAGCACATAAAATCAATGCGCGAAAAACTAAGGTTCTTGGAAGATAGAGATGATTTTAATCTAGTATGA